In Candidatus Zixiibacteriota bacterium, the sequence GGTCCAGCAGGCCGCCACCGTTCGAGCGAAGATCGAAAATCAGCCCGGAAACATTACGCTCGTTGAGATCGCTGATGGCCTGCCGAAGTTCATGCGATGTCTCCTCGGCAAATCGCGACAACCGGACATACCCGATATCAGTCCCGGGTACGACCCCCGCGTAGTTGACCGATTTGAGCTGAATAATCGCGCGCTCCACCGAAAATTCCAGGGGTTCCGGCAGACCCGCACGCTTGATCGTGAGCTTGACAGCCGTCCCGGCCTCTCCCCGCATCAGTTTCGCCGCGTCCGACGACTCCATGTCATAAGTCGACTGACCGTCGATCTCCATAATGATGTCGCCTGCACGGAGCCCTTTCCGATAGGCCGGAGTGCCTTCTATAGGAGAGATAATGACGATATGATTTTCCCGGGCGTCGATCTGCATGCCCAGACCCTCATACTTCCCGTGAGTGCTCTCCATCAGATTGTCGTACGCTGACTTCTCCAGCAGGACCGAGAAGCGATCCAGATCCGATAACATGCCGGCAATACCCGATCGAATCAGTTCGTCCGAATCGATGTCTTCCATGTAATTATTGCGAACCTGGAACGCGGTCTGGGTGAGTTTCTTCACTTCATTCAGAAACGTATCACGCTCGGAGAGCTCCGGGTTGACCGGCTTCTGTTCGGTGTCGTTGAGATTGATATGAACTGTGTCAGCCCACAGCACGGGCTCGTTGTCCAATCCTGAAGACTGAACGGCATCTCCGGGGGCGGCAAACCAGATCAGAGCAAGTGCAAATAAGGTAACGCCAAATAGTTGTGCAGTGAAGCGGACCATGGGAGCCTCCGGGTTTTTATCTCAAAACGAAACCGTTTGCGAGTAACTCTATCGGAAGGGAGCCGACGAAACGTCGCACACCTCTATGTTGTTGAACTTTTAACACTTATCCGGCACATTTGGTTTCAGCCGGACTCACGTCCGCCTACGGATCATAGCCGTGCCGACTTCCACCCGCCTAACATATCAACAAGCGGGCCGAATGAACAAGAAACTTTTCTCCCGCCGAACCGTTGATAATCTTTATTGAGGTCTGGTAACCCGTTTCGTATTATCGATTTATTCCGAGTTCGCAAACCCTGCGGGCCCGAACGCCTCTGCGTACCTTATATACACGGATGACTACCCGTGAAGTTTCATGCCAAACATGCCCGTTGGTTTGCATACCTGTTGCACCTGCTTTTGCCCGGACTCGGACATTTCCTCTGGCGCGACATGCTCTTCGGCGTCTTCATCTTCCTGATCATGCTCATCGCCTCGGCACTGTTTTTTGTCGCTTTCTTCGTGCCCTTCGGATGGCTCGCCAAGGGGGTCCTGTTCGGCATGCCGCTGCTCTTCTACGTCTTTTCGTTCTTTGACCTCGCCCGAACCATGAAATCACGGCAAAACAACCAGCCGCCGTCCGCCCGACGCAGGCTCCTCCTGCTGATCGTTGGGCTGGCCTATTTTTTCTTCGTCCCGTTCGCCCCCGGGCCGTTCCTCATACACAATTCCCCGATACCCCACAAGATCGATGATGACTCGGTGAGCCCCCGGTACGCAGCGGGCGATGTCGTCCTCGTCAACCGCCTGAGTTATTCCGCCGATCTGTTCTTTCTCTCCCGGCCGGTCGTTTATGCGCTCCCTGAGCGGTTCGATGTGGTCCGTGTTGAGCTCTCCGACGGTTCATGCATCGATGCGTTCATGCTTGGCGCCCCCGGAGAAGCGGTAGAAATGATAGATGGCGTCGCCTGGGTCAACGGAGTCCCCGAACCACCCGACCCGTCCTCTGCGGTGCCGCTCGCCGGCGACTGGCCGTTGACACCGGTGGGCGCCGGGTCTATCTTGGTCGTAACCGTACGCAATGGAACACTCGATCATGTCTACGACATCCCGTTGGAAAACCTGGTCGGGCGCGTCACACGGGTATTCTGATGCCGGGCAGATACGTCATCTTTGACCTCGATGGTACCCTGATCGACTCCTCAGCCGGGGTAGTCCAGGCCACTAACTACGCGCTTGGGATGCTGGGCCTGCCGACTCGCGATCCCGCCGAGATCGTCACATATATCGGGTATCCTCTCGATGTCATGTTTGCCGATTTTACCGACGCTCCGTACCCGGAATTGGCCCGGCACTTTCAGGTCAAGGCAAGGGAGACGGTGGTCGAGTCCACGACCGCGCTGCCGTTCGCGCACGAGACGATTGTCGATCTCCACCGCACCGGGTACCGATTGGCCATCGCCACCACCAAGATCAGAATCCATATCGACCTGATCCTGGCGAAATGCGGTTGGCGGCAGTATTTCGCCGCGACGGTCGGCGGCGATGAAGTGGACGCCGTTAAACCGGCGCCCGATGCTTTTACCCTGGCCCTGCAACGCCTTGGCGCCAACGCCCGCGACACGGTCGTCGTCGGCGATACCGTCAACGATGTTCTCGCCGCCACTGCCGCCGGGCTCCCGGTTGTCGCAGTCAAATCGCCCCACGGACATAACGGCCATTTGCAGCAGGCCGCGGCAACTTACTACCTGGAGTCACTCTCCGCTTTGCCGACGCTGCTGGCCGACCACTTCGCCCATGGACGGGAGCACGCACGATGATACTGTACCTGGCCGAATTTGACTCACCCATCGGACGGTTTCACACCGCTGCAAGCAGCGACAAACTGCTGATGCTGGACCTCCCGGAAAGGTCGTTCGATGAATTCCGTGCCGCCGTGGCAACCCGGTTCCCGGGTGCGACCCTTGCCCCCGGCGGAAAGATCGCGCAATGGGTCGAGATGGAAGTGCACGAGTACCTCGAACGACGCCGTACGCAATTCACCATTCCCTGCCGACTGGAAGCCCCGCCCTTTCACCGTATGGTGCTGGAGCGCGTGGCTGCAATCCCGTACGGACACACCCTGACCTACGGCGCCATCGCGCGCGCCATCGGCAAGCCCGGCGCCGCACGGGCCGTCGGCGCGGCGAATGCACGAAATCCACTGCCGTTATTGATCCCCTGCCACCGGGTCGTCGCCTCGAACGGCCTCGGAGGATACGGCGGCGGCCTGGCCATGAAACGCAAATTGCTCGAACTCGAAGGGCTGTCCCTGCTGTAAGCGGCATATCCGACAACCCATCGACCACAACGCATACTAGGGAGACCCGCTCATGGATCCACGTGTCACCAAACTCGCCCGCCTGCTGGTTCATTATTCCGTCAAGGTGCAGAAAGGTCAACTCGTCCGTATTCAGGGAGATCCGGTGGCCCTGCCGTTGATCGAGGAGGTCTACCGGGAAGTGGTCGAGGCCGGGGCGCATCCCTTTACCGATATCCAGCCCTCCTCGCTGCAGGAAATCTTCCTCAAGAAAGCCACCGATGAGCAGTTCAACTATATCAGCCCTATCGCCCACACGATCGTCAATAAAATCGACTGCCTCATTCACATCTGGGCCGACCAGAATACCCGCTTCCTTTCCGGTGTCGATCCCGAACGCCAGGGCCGGGCACAGAAAGGCCGTCGACCGCTCTCCGAGCGCCTGTTCAAACGAATTGGAAAGGGCGAGGTCAAGTGGGTCGGAACGTTGTTCCCCACACAGGCCAACGCCCAGGACGCCAATATGTCGCTGTCCGACTACCGGGAGTTCGTCTACCGCGCGGGACACCTCCACGCCGCCGACCCCGTCAAACACTGGCGGTCGGTCGAAAAAGAACAGACTCGCCTCAAGAAAATCCTCGACCGCGCCGAACGGATCCACATTCAGGCCGCCGACACTGATCTCAAAGCCAGGGTCAAAGGACGAAAGTGGATTTCCTGCCACGGCACGGAGAACTTCCCCGATGGCGAGATATTCACGTCACCCCTCGAAGAGTCCACCGAGGGTGTGATCCGCTTCTCCTTCCCGGCCAACTACGGCGGACGGGAGGTCGAAGACGTCAGGCTCGAATTCAAGAAGGGAAGAGTCGTCTCCGAGCGCGCCGTTCGCAATATCGAGTTCCTGCAGGCGATGTTGAACCTCGACGAGGGTTCGCGGCGCGTGGGCGAGATCGCGATCGGCACGAACTACGAAATCAAGCAATTCACGCGAAACACGCTCTTCGACGAAAAAATCGGCGGCACCTGCCATCTTGCCGTCGGCGCCTCGTTCCCCGAGGCAGGCGGCAAGAACAAAAGCTCCCTCCACTGGGATATGGTCTGCGATCTCAAAAAAGACTCCCAGATTACGGCCGACGGAAAAGTCATCTACCGAAACGGCAAATTCACGATCTGACCGATCCCGTCATCAATCGAAAAGCGCCGACCCGAATCGGGTCGGCGCTTTTTTCATCACGTGCCGCTGTTTCAATGGCCCTACGGCGTCTGAGGCGCCGGTCCGCCGAGAAACAGGAAGTTTGCCAGATAGATCAAATCCGACAGGTCGCTCTGGAGATCCGCGTTGGCGTCACCGTGCTGGACCGTCAATGTGCCCGGTCCGCCGAGATACAGGTGATTCACCAGGTAGATCAGATCCGACAAATCGAGGGTGGCGCTGTTGTTGGCGTCGCCGCGCATCACCCACGTCGTCCCGACCGAGCCGGGGTTCACGCGCGGTACGTACTCGACCATCGGAGACTTCACGCTGACCGAATAGCTCGTCGTCGACATCGTGTCTATCAGGTTCTGCAGTCCGCCGAGCGCCAGCGGGTCGGTTCTGACAAATATCTTCAGGACTTCGCCCTCGCCGGGGGGCAGAGGAAGGGCGCCGCCGCCGTCATCGGCCTGCAGACGAACCGTGAACAGATTAGCCGTCGGATTGTACGTCAGGTACGTCAACTGCTCGAAATACTCGGTCCGCGATCCGCGAGACACCGAATCGAACGTGACATTGATCGGTGTGTCGAGCATCCGGAACGGGAACGTAAGCGACTCGACCTCCAGTGCGTTCGTCAGATTCACCGACACCACCGCCTGCTGGCCCGCGTAGGTCTCCGCGTTCGAGATCGTCAGCGTATCGCCCAGCGCCACGACATATGAAAGCTTCTGAGTAATCAGTTCACCGTACTCGGCGGTCTGCACCGTCAGCGTGACCGTGTACGCGCCCGGATCGACAAACTCATGCGCCGGGTTCTCATCGGTCGACTGATGGCCGTCGCCGAAATCCCACAGCCACGATGATACGGTGAGGGTTGAACTGTCAAAGAATTGCACCGTGAGCGGAACGTCGCCAACCGTTACGTCTGCGTAGAAATTCGCGCCCCAGCTGAGCGCGGCGTCAAGGTTGACCAACCCCCAGCCGTACGAATTGTCGGGGTTGTTGGCCCGATCGGCGGTTTCCATCAGCGCGGTACGGATCATGTCCGGCGTAAACGTCGGCCGGGCCTGCACCAAAACGACCGCCGCGCCGGCCACCAGCGGAGTCGACAGCGACGTGCCGTTGACCGCAGTGTAAGACGCATCGCTGCTCGACGAGGCGCAATAGGTCGAGACGCCGCGCGCCACAACCTCGGGTTTCGTCCGACCGTCGAAACTCGGCCCGCGCGACGAGAACGATGCTATGCTGCCTGAGGAGCTGACTGCGCCGACCGAGATCGATGCGAACGCGTCGGCAGGAGCCGTCAGCGTCCCCGTCGCCGGTCCGCTGTTGCCCATCGATGTACACACGAGAATGCCGAGATCGTGCGCCGTATTGGCGGCAATCGTGATCGCCGCCGTCTCACCGTCAAAATCGGCGTAGGTATACCAGTCGGAGTACCCGAGCGACGATGTAATCACGTCTGCTCCCGCCGAGTCCGCCCATTCCACGGCCGCCACCCAGTTGTCTTCCTCAACCTGGGTTTCGCTGCGGACATCTTCGGTCTTGGCAAGCAGGAACGATGCTTTGTATGCCGGGCCGTATATCGCGCCGTCGAGGTACCCGGCCGAGGTGGACCAGATATACGTGCCGTGATTCCACTGGCTGCTCCAGTCCGCGGCCTCGTTGGCCGTGTTGCCGTCCTCGAAAACAAAATCCCACTCGCCGAGCACACGACCTTCGGCATAATGCTGGGCGAACGCCTGGTGCGTTTTGCGATAGCCGGTGTCAAAAATAGCAAGGGTCACTCCCTCGCCGTTGTAGCCCTTTTCATGGACAGGAATGACATTGATCTGGTTCAATTGATCGAACGACGACCCGTAGTTCAAATCGGCTCCGGGCGTCAGGTCGTCGGTGGATTCCGGGCTCATCCCGCCGTCGACAGACTTCTCGACATCGGGTTCTGTGCGAACAAACGTCGCCATCGGCTGAATCCGGGCCACGAAGGGAAGAGCAGCAATACGGTCCAGATCGCTCAACGATACCTCGAAACTGGCGGCATTCAGGTACTTCGACACGCGACGGACGGCCGCCCCGGTAGCTTCCACCTGATCTACATACGTCTTGACCACCGGCAGATCGGCAAACAGGACCCGGTCCAGGCCCACCTTCGACCGGCGCTGCATTACCTTCTCCGACACGTAGACGGATCGGGCCGCCGTGGCAAATTGTGCCTGATCGGCGACGCCCTTGTCGGTGAAGAAGACCCAAACCTTCACCCGCTCCAGGCCGAGCGTCGTAAGGTACTGCCGGGACTCAGCCGACACCGGCTGGGCTGCTTTCTCGATGACCACCGGCTGCGGCTGCAGCGCGGGAAGTTCCGCGGCGCCGGCACTGCAGACGGCAACCGCGCACGCGAGTGTGAGGGAGCGCATGATGAAACGGAAGCGCGTTGACATGCTCAGATTCCTCTTGTATATGTTTCGACGTATCTGTCGATCCGGGTAAGACTGTCTGACATCGACAATGTAATTTCAAACCTCTAAATGTCAAAGAGATCGTTTGGGGCTCACCCATTAGTGTTGGGACAAGCCCATATTCTTCGATCCTCCCGTGTCTGAGCCGACCGCCCCTCCGGTCAATTTCGACTTCGTTGGTTTTGTCTAACTCCAATAACAGTAACGAACTGCGCATGGTTCTGTGCAGTCGACCGACGACCGCTCTTTCAAGGCACGGCGTATGCTTGACCCGAACGTGTCGTCCGATCCTTACCGACGGGCGCCGGTCCGAAAAACACAGAAAGACTGGGTATCGATTATGGAATACAGATGCAAATCCGCGTCGGGCTTCACGCTCCTCGAACTGATGATTACAACGGTCATTATCGGCATCGTCGCCGCGATGGCGGTGCCGCGCTTTCAGATCGCCTTTGAGCGCATGCGGTTTCGCTCCGAGGCTCAGGAGATGACCTCCATCATGAAGCTGGCCCGATCCATGTCCATTACCGACAAGCGCCAATACGGCGTCCATTTCGATAACGTCGGCAGAACCGTAACTCTTTTTATGGATCTGGTCAACACCGGCGGCCAGGACTTCGTCTCCGGAGACTCGGTCCTGCGCGCCGATACGCTGCCCCCGTCGTTTACCTATCTCAGCACCGATTGCGAAAACCACGTTATCCTGTTTCAGCCTAACGGCTCCTGCCGTTTTGTCGGGGGCGGCCGGATTACTTCGATGGCCGTCACGCCGGAATTGATCGGGATCCACCAGAGCCGAATACTGGGCTCGACCGGGCGAGTCGAAACCGAAGCTTATTATTATTGATAGACAACCATTTCGCTCCTATTCTCCGTCCCTCGGGGCCACGGTAACCTGCCGTGGCCCTTTGCCTTTCCCCGATTCCGGCAAGATTCTGCACATCAACAGTAAAGGCCCACTTTCCCGCCTCCGATAACATTGCAGGGGACCGGCTGCCAGCGGCTGCCTGCCACCGGTGCAGATCCGGGGGGTGAAGAGACATTCGCAGTAAAATGAAGGCCCGTTTTGCCGATAGAAACAGTATTGGAACGCAGGCAGTTCGATAACCATGAAGCCGAAACGAGTTTCTAGTTATGTTGTCACGAAGGAACAAAAGCACCGTCGGCCTGGATCTCGGCTCCAGTTCGATCAAGCTCGTCCAGCTTGATCATACCAAGAACGGGTACGCCGTGTCCGCCATCGGCATTCGCGAG encodes:
- a CDS encoding HAD family hydrolase, with the translated sequence MPGRYVIFDLDGTLIDSSAGVVQATNYALGMLGLPTRDPAEIVTYIGYPLDVMFADFTDAPYPELARHFQVKARETVVESTTALPFAHETIVDLHRTGYRLAIATTKIRIHIDLILAKCGWRQYFAATVGGDEVDAVKPAPDAFTLALQRLGANARDTVVVGDTVNDVLAATAAGLPVVAVKSPHGHNGHLQQAAATYYLESLSALPTLLADHFAHGREHAR
- a CDS encoding methylated-DNA--[protein]-cysteine S-methyltransferase, with amino-acid sequence MILYLAEFDSPIGRFHTAASSDKLLMLDLPERSFDEFRAAVATRFPGATLAPGGKIAQWVEMEVHEYLERRRTQFTIPCRLEAPPFHRMVLERVAAIPYGHTLTYGAIARAIGKPGAARAVGAANARNPLPLLIPCHRVVASNGLGGYGGGLAMKRKLLELEGLSLL
- a CDS encoding aminopeptidase; translated protein: MDPRVTKLARLLVHYSVKVQKGQLVRIQGDPVALPLIEEVYREVVEAGAHPFTDIQPSSLQEIFLKKATDEQFNYISPIAHTIVNKIDCLIHIWADQNTRFLSGVDPERQGRAQKGRRPLSERLFKRIGKGEVKWVGTLFPTQANAQDANMSLSDYREFVYRAGHLHAADPVKHWRSVEKEQTRLKKILDRAERIHIQAADTDLKARVKGRKWISCHGTENFPDGEIFTSPLEESTEGVIRFSFPANYGGREVEDVRLEFKKGRVVSERAVRNIEFLQAMLNLDEGSRRVGEIAIGTNYEIKQFTRNTLFDEKIGGTCHLAVGASFPEAGGKNKSSLHWDMVCDLKKDSQITADGKVIYRNGKFTI
- a CDS encoding S8 family serine peptidase, which codes for MSTRFRFIMRSLTLACAVAVCSAGAAELPALQPQPVVIEKAAQPVSAESRQYLTTLGLERVKVWVFFTDKGVADQAQFATAARSVYVSEKVMQRRSKVGLDRVLFADLPVVKTYVDQVEATGAAVRRVSKYLNAASFEVSLSDLDRIAALPFVARIQPMATFVRTEPDVEKSVDGGMSPESTDDLTPGADLNYGSSFDQLNQINVIPVHEKGYNGEGVTLAIFDTGYRKTHQAFAQHYAEGRVLGEWDFVFEDGNTANEAADWSSQWNHGTYIWSTSAGYLDGAIYGPAYKASFLLAKTEDVRSETQVEEDNWVAAVEWADSAGADVITSSLGYSDWYTYADFDGETAAITIAANTAHDLGILVCTSMGNSGPATGTLTAPADAFASISVGAVSSSGSIASFSSRGPSFDGRTKPEVVARGVSTYCASSSSDASYTAVNGTSLSTPLVAGAAVVLVQARPTFTPDMIRTALMETADRANNPDNSYGWGLVNLDAALSWGANFYADVTVGDVPLTVQFFDSSTLTVSSWLWDFGDGHQSTDENPAHEFVDPGAYTVTLTVQTAEYGELITQKLSYVVALGDTLTISNAETYAGQQAVVSVNLTNALEVESLTFPFRMLDTPINVTFDSVSRGSRTEYFEQLTYLTYNPTANLFTVRLQADDGGGALPLPPGEGEVLKIFVRTDPLALGGLQNLIDTMSTTSYSVSVKSPMVEYVPRVNPGSVGTTWVMRGDANNSATLDLSDLIYLVNHLYLGGPGTLTVQHGDANADLQSDLSDLIYLANFLFLGGPAPQTP
- a CDS encoding prepilin-type N-terminal cleavage/methylation domain-containing protein; this translates as MEYRCKSASGFTLLELMITTVIIGIVAAMAVPRFQIAFERMRFRSEAQEMTSIMKLARSMSITDKRQYGVHFDNVGRTVTLFMDLVNTGGQDFVSGDSVLRADTLPPSFTYLSTDCENHVILFQPNGSCRFVGGGRITSMAVTPELIGIHQSRILGSTGRVETEAYYY